In Tachysurus vachellii isolate PV-2020 chromosome 3, HZAU_Pvac_v1, whole genome shotgun sequence, one genomic interval encodes:
- the insm1a gene encoding insulinoma-associated protein 1a has translation MPRGFLVKRNRKATPVSYRIRAEHEEEQEREQIQRPGDAPKSASASLALVASATPRADSLSHAPKPVRFGNPEMVCQSMYSPTRPVSREHERVSLERRFDLGSPVSAESFPTLSSFEAQQHHACAPVDLKIGTSNSNRIASKRAAPEHERKSKPAPKKTKAIRKLQFEDEVTTSPVLGLRIKEGPVEQKPSARSGVDKPLGEFVCRLCGEAYADPFALAQHRCSRIVRVEYRCPECDKAFSCPANLASHRRWHKPKQLNVTGNDGTDKKPRTPDDTNKDVQGELERDRDTPSPGASESGSGSDSDGMYECQRCARKFKRQAYLKKHVLTHHGPLSASRESHAPLQENEAKRLEHAQVPVQAPLDLSACPVCGETFPSRVAQERHVRVQHASHVYPCKHCPAAFYSSPALTRHINKCHPSENRQVILLQVPVRPAC, from the coding sequence ATGCCCAGAGGATTTTTAGTCAAGAGAAACAGGAAAGCGACGCCGGTGTCTTACCGGATCCGCGCGGAGCACGAGGAAGAACAGGAGCGCGAGCAGATACAGCGACCGGGCGATGCGCCTAAATCAGCATCTGCGTCGTTAGCATTAGTTGCATCAGCAACACCGCGCGCGGACAGTCTGAGCCACGCTCCCAAACCGGTACGTTTTGGAAACCCAGAAATGGTGTGCCAATCCATGTACAGCCCCACGCGTCCTGTGAGCCGAGAGCACGAGCGCGTGTCGCTCGAGCGCCGTTTCGACCTCGGCTCGCCCGTCTCGGCGGAGTCGTTCCCTACGCTCAGCTCCTTCGAAGCTCAGCAGCACCACGCGTGCGCTCCCGTGGACCTAAAGATCGGCACAAGCAACAGCAATCGGATCGCGAGCAAACGAGCAGCACCTGAGCACGAGCGCAAGAGCAAACCGGCGCCCAAAAAAACCAAAGCGATCAGGAAGTTGCAGTTCGAGGACGAGGTCACGACCTCACCGGTCCTCGGGCTGAGGATCAAAGAGGGCCCGGTTGAGCAGAAGCCGAGTGCTCGCTCCGGCGTTGACAAACCGCTTGGCGAGTTCGTGTGCCGGTTGTGTGGGGAGGCGTACGCGGACCCGTTCGCCCTGGCTCAGCATAGGTGCTCGCGCATTGTGCGCGTCGAGTACAGGTGTCCCGAGTGCGACAAGGCGTTCAGCTGCCCCGCCAATCTAGCCTCTCACCGGCGCTGGCACAAACCCAAGCAGCTGAACGTGACGGGAAACGATGGCACTGACAAGAAACCCCGTACGCCGGACGACACGAATAAGGATGTGCAAGGTGAGCTCGAGCGAGATCGCGACACGCCCAGTCCTGGAGCCTCCGAGTCGGGTTCAGGCTCCGACTCAGACGGCATGTATGAGTGCCAGCGCTGTGCAAGGAAGTTCAAACGCCAGGCTTATCTGAAGAAACACGTCCTGACACATCACGGTCCGCTGAGCGCAAGTCGTGAAAGTCACGCGCCGTTACAAGAAAACGAGGCGAAACGGCTAGAGCATGCGCAGGTGCCGGTGCAGGCGCCGCTGGACTTGAGCGCATGTCCCGTGTGCGGGGAGACTTTCCCAAGTCGCGTGGCGCAGGAGAGGCACGTCCGTGTGCAGCACGCGTCTCACGTGTATCCGTGCAAGCACTGTCCGGCCGCTTTCTACAGCTCCCCAGCGCTCACGCGCCACATCAACAAGTGCCACCCTTCAGAAAACCGGCAGGTGATTCTGCTGCAGGTGCCCGTGCGGCCCGCCTGCTGA